One Aliiroseovarius sediminilitoris DNA window includes the following coding sequences:
- a CDS encoding urease subunit beta: protein MIPGELFPAAGEITLNADREAITLMVANTGDRPVQVGSHYHFAESNTALDFDRDAAHGMRLDIAAGTAVRFEPGQRREVNLIPFSGGRKIFGFNQKVMGAL, encoded by the coding sequence ATGATCCCCGGAGAGCTGTTTCCTGCCGCGGGTGAAATTACCCTGAATGCGGATCGCGAAGCGATCACGCTGATGGTCGCCAATACCGGGGACCGCCCGGTGCAAGTCGGCAGTCATTATCACTTTGCAGAAAGCAACACGGCGTTGGATTTCGACCGCGATGCGGCGCATGGCATGCGGCTTGATATTGCGGCCGGTACTGCCGTTCGGTTCGAACCGGGTCAGCGGCGCGAAGTAAACCTTATCCCCTTTTCCGGTGGTCGAAAGATATTTGGGTTTAACCAAAAAGTTATGGGAGCACTCTGA